Proteins encoded within one genomic window of Oligoflexus sp.:
- a CDS encoding sensor histidine kinase, whose amino-acid sequence MKPIRSALIIFFCWLATILPARALALSVSPNSIVLSDQLQLVKLHPYAYFVDTSRQLTAADIAQRFIRGEFKGPNHKAMTFGYTDSHYWVAFSIRNDSSEEAWYLLPGHPLLETQVYRIQADRTPVRQASLEERYAVTEMKVPPQTEAQFLALVTSRVALSLQFELMTRTELSRRLQQEAMFLSAVLGCFLAMLFYNLFLYLTLRDKNYLFYLLFALVNVHFDLLTVNFPSGIWNWMGYSWWDIIGYYRPLAPLTAFIFARSFLRIQDHSPRLDRWIFAYIIGLFLLILVHRMVPHAQLMSATDLYFLVGVFFLLYLGVHSLIQGFTPARYYLAGIGTFLVGVAICLMQMMGWLPAHPLTINAIVAAQAIEMILMSLALGGRYKLIQEERLKAEFSSGVKSHLLRTISHDIANPLAIVKGYSFKLQKENPDSKAVTGIVRAVGMIEDIMRFVQKTEYMKQGMHIDLTVVSLQEVFASLAFLFEGKAQEKKLNLEFHLEHPGLTVKAEKTSLTTEILGNFLSNAIKFSPPGKTVRMEARVHSKEYIMISIEDQGAGISPEQLETLFDPRHNLSRPGTDGEQGVGYGMPLAKAFLDAFGATVEVTSKTVQADSVASGTVFRILIHAAPPLQSM is encoded by the coding sequence TTGAAGCCCATCCGCAGTGCACTCATCATTTTCTTCTGCTGGCTTGCCACCATTCTCCCAGCCCGTGCCCTTGCTTTATCTGTTTCCCCGAACAGCATCGTTCTCAGCGACCAACTTCAACTCGTAAAACTTCATCCGTACGCCTACTTCGTCGACACCAGCCGGCAGTTGACTGCGGCCGACATTGCGCAGCGATTTATTCGGGGGGAGTTCAAAGGGCCGAACCATAAGGCTATGACTTTTGGTTACACCGACTCTCACTACTGGGTGGCATTTAGTATTCGGAATGACAGCAGCGAAGAGGCTTGGTATTTACTGCCGGGTCACCCACTGCTTGAGACGCAGGTCTATCGTATCCAGGCTGATCGCACACCTGTACGGCAAGCGTCTCTTGAGGAGCGTTATGCTGTGACTGAAATGAAAGTCCCTCCTCAAACAGAAGCCCAGTTTCTGGCGCTTGTCACTTCGCGGGTTGCACTCAGCCTCCAATTCGAGCTGATGACGCGTACAGAACTGAGCCGTCGTCTGCAGCAGGAAGCCATGTTCCTCTCGGCCGTCCTCGGCTGCTTTCTCGCTATGCTTTTCTATAATCTTTTTCTCTACCTTACGCTGCGCGACAAAAATTATCTCTTTTACCTACTTTTTGCCCTCGTCAACGTCCACTTCGACCTCTTGACCGTTAATTTCCCCAGCGGAATTTGGAACTGGATGGGCTATTCCTGGTGGGACATCATAGGGTACTATCGTCCTTTGGCCCCGCTCACGGCCTTCATCTTCGCGCGATCTTTTCTGCGGATCCAAGATCATTCCCCTCGTCTGGATCGCTGGATTTTCGCGTATATTATAGGCCTTTTCCTCCTTATACTCGTGCACAGGATGGTTCCGCACGCCCAGCTTATGAGTGCAACAGACCTCTATTTCCTCGTTGGTGTGTTCTTCCTTCTCTATCTGGGCGTCCATAGCCTTATCCAAGGATTCACACCCGCACGTTATTATCTTGCAGGCATCGGCACATTCCTTGTCGGAGTCGCCATCTGCCTCATGCAGATGATGGGTTGGCTTCCTGCTCATCCTTTGACGATCAACGCGATCGTTGCCGCCCAGGCTATCGAAATGATTCTCATGTCTCTCGCCCTGGGCGGTCGATACAAACTCATTCAGGAGGAAAGACTGAAGGCTGAGTTTAGCTCGGGTGTGAAAAGCCACCTCCTGCGAACCATCTCTCATGACATCGCCAATCCCCTGGCCATAGTCAAAGGATACTCTTTCAAGCTGCAGAAAGAGAATCCAGACAGCAAAGCCGTGACGGGTATTGTGCGCGCTGTGGGAATGATCGAGGACATCATGCGCTTTGTCCAAAAGACGGAATATATGAAACAGGGCATGCACATCGACCTGACAGTCGTGTCCCTCCAGGAGGTCTTTGCGTCCTTGGCCTTTCTCTTCGAAGGCAAAGCCCAGGAAAAAAAGCTTAACCTGGAGTTTCACCTGGAACACCCGGGTTTGACTGTAAAGGCCGAAAAGACCAGCCTCACGACCGAGATTCTGGGAAATTTTCTCTCCAATGCCATCAAGTTTTCACCTCCCGGGAAGACCGTGAGGATGGAAGCGCGCGTTCATAGCAAAGAGTACATCATGATTTCCATAGAAGACCAGGGCGCTGGTATCAGCCCCGAGCAGCTCGAAACACTTTTCGACCCCAGGCATAACCTGAGCAGACCCGGCACAGATGGTGAACAGGGCGTCGGCTACGGCATGCCCTTGGCCAAAGCGTTCCTCGACGCCTTTGGAGCCACGGTTGAGGTTACCAGCAAAACGGTCCAGGCGGATTCCGTAGCGAGTGGAACCGTCTTTCGCATCCTTATCCATGCGGCCCCTCCGCTGCAATCCATGTGA
- a CDS encoding fatty acid desaturase family protein — protein sequence MLKNHHKTRATQDDIRWKKFGQEIEAIQRRVEADLGEKDREHILRIKKRSKTLERVGRALIHFSPEPMSFSLGVTALWAHKQLETSEIGHMALHGVYDRFVDDPSLHSRSFQWKFPVDEEAWRYAHNIRHHSFTNVAGKDPDIHFGIIRLTAETPHQWFHYLQLPVALFYVMPNFGSAINTHVTGLLDVYLGNGRNDDSDFLKDRSFASIRAAHRKAFRKWVPYYAENYVVYPALAGPFFWKVMAGNWMADKMRDIYTGLTVFCGHVGPDLKSYETEVIPKSRGEWYRMQIESSQNFTVSRPLSILCGALDCQIEHHLFPKLPPNRLREIRDDVKACCERHGVTYRSDSWPRTLKRVFQQIAVLSRPG from the coding sequence ATGCTTAAGAACCACCATAAGACACGAGCAACACAGGACGACATTCGTTGGAAAAAATTTGGACAGGAGATCGAGGCGATCCAGCGTCGCGTGGAGGCGGACCTGGGCGAGAAGGATCGCGAGCATATTCTCCGTATCAAAAAGCGTTCGAAAACTCTGGAACGGGTGGGACGGGCGTTGATTCATTTCAGTCCAGAACCGATGAGCTTCAGCTTGGGTGTGACAGCGCTTTGGGCTCATAAGCAGCTCGAAACATCGGAGATCGGGCACATGGCCCTGCATGGCGTCTATGATCGCTTCGTGGATGATCCGAGTCTTCATTCGCGATCCTTTCAATGGAAGTTCCCGGTGGATGAAGAGGCCTGGCGTTATGCACACAATATTCGGCATCATTCCTTCACCAATGTTGCGGGGAAAGATCCGGATATTCACTTTGGTATCATCCGCCTGACAGCGGAAACACCGCATCAGTGGTTTCATTACCTTCAGCTGCCGGTCGCGCTTTTTTATGTGATGCCCAACTTTGGTTCGGCTATCAACACGCATGTCACAGGCCTTTTGGATGTCTATCTGGGCAATGGTCGGAATGATGATTCGGATTTCCTGAAGGATCGTTCCTTTGCATCCATTCGGGCGGCTCATCGCAAGGCCTTCCGCAAGTGGGTGCCCTATTATGCGGAAAACTATGTTGTCTATCCGGCCCTGGCCGGGCCCTTCTTTTGGAAGGTCATGGCGGGCAACTGGATGGCGGATAAGATGCGGGATATCTATACGGGGCTGACAGTATTCTGTGGGCATGTGGGGCCGGATCTGAAAAGTTACGAAACAGAGGTCATTCCGAAAAGTCGCGGCGAGTGGTATCGCATGCAGATCGAATCCTCCCAGAATTTCACGGTCAGCCGCCCGCTGTCGATACTCTGTGGAGCCCTCGACTGCCAGATCGAACATCATCTTTTTCCCAAGCTGCCGCCGAATCGTCTGCGCGAGATCCGTGACGACGTCAAGGCCTGCTGCGAACGCCACGGCGTGACCTATCGCAGCGACAGCTGGCCGCGGACTTTAAAGCGGGTTTTTCAGCAGATCGCGGTCCTCAGCCGACCGGGTTAA
- a CDS encoding sensor histidine kinase — protein MGQASHLKSLLRVCRILSVMLFSMGACARISFAQMAPLVLQNQSQDVSDALVVLRSSDQNPEWAIQSPETLLKTVQTRGTPNRKSWGYSSDTLWLAGSFQNTSDHAQERVLALPFSSPTVADFYVFSGQDELLKTVRTGTLSPLETRELKLNLTGILLEIPAHDTVHVLIRQQSHSLLDTHYTLRLTRDHQKLEWIYLAAYGLYFGLALALFFHNLSLYFAVRDRVYLTYLAYVLCISAAMLFSSAYYSLFWYRTPAWLHFAPYATPALACVGAAFFFCEFLHLHPKTSWLARFMMLIAGLSILSAGGSMVWPQIFMPWNPFLNTGVLVVGLCGCILKVVEKERYAWFLLIAILSPILTVGAYYIGNFAFKASVPSDIMSAAFGLEMILMSAGLSQRIHEIRQRQYLWESQQEAIIYQSKMKALSEMASGMAHEINNPLMIISGYADVIDRLLKRHPLDIQHIRNLTGKITATVERIAYIVQSLRSFARMDADLAFEKVSLQEILQQALALFESRIQDADIKLTIEVPEEPCMVYGLSSQLIQVVSTLLDNAISALRGASHKSLDVRLVFKKVDSHLRAVLTIQDSGHGIPRDLQTKIFQPFFTTRPMGEGVGLSLSRAQGIVKSFNGQLYLDSEAPATSFVMELPLIDVA, from the coding sequence ATGGGTCAGGCCAGTCATTTGAAAAGCCTTCTGCGAGTTTGCAGGATTCTCAGCGTGATGCTTTTTTCCATGGGCGCATGCGCAAGGATTTCCTTTGCTCAGATGGCTCCGCTTGTGCTCCAGAATCAATCCCAGGATGTCAGTGACGCGCTTGTCGTTCTCAGGTCATCGGATCAAAATCCGGAGTGGGCGATCCAGTCACCGGAGACTCTGCTCAAGACTGTCCAAACAAGAGGGACGCCCAATCGCAAGTCCTGGGGTTATAGCTCGGACACGCTTTGGCTCGCAGGAAGCTTTCAGAATACCAGCGACCACGCGCAGGAACGTGTGCTGGCTCTGCCTTTCTCATCGCCGACCGTCGCCGATTTTTATGTCTTCAGCGGGCAAGATGAGCTTCTCAAAACAGTGAGAACCGGAACATTATCTCCGCTCGAAACGCGGGAGCTCAAACTGAACCTGACGGGAATTCTTCTTGAAATCCCTGCGCATGACACCGTGCACGTTCTCATTCGCCAGCAGTCGCACAGCCTGCTTGATACGCACTATACCTTAAGGTTGACCCGTGATCATCAGAAGCTCGAATGGATATACCTCGCGGCCTACGGCCTTTATTTCGGGCTGGCCCTGGCTCTTTTCTTTCATAATCTGAGCCTTTATTTTGCGGTACGGGATAGAGTTTACCTGACCTACCTCGCCTATGTCCTCTGCATCTCGGCAGCCATGCTGTTTTCATCCGCATACTATTCGCTCTTTTGGTATCGAACACCTGCCTGGCTGCACTTTGCTCCCTATGCAACACCTGCTCTGGCGTGTGTAGGGGCCGCTTTCTTCTTCTGCGAATTTCTGCATCTCCATCCGAAAACATCCTGGCTTGCGCGTTTCATGATGCTCATCGCCGGCCTGTCCATCCTGAGTGCTGGCGGCTCGATGGTATGGCCTCAGATTTTTATGCCCTGGAACCCTTTTTTGAATACGGGCGTGCTTGTGGTGGGACTCTGCGGGTGTATCCTGAAGGTAGTGGAGAAGGAGCGTTATGCCTGGTTCCTGCTGATTGCCATCCTATCGCCGATCCTCACAGTGGGCGCGTATTATATTGGAAACTTCGCCTTTAAAGCCTCTGTGCCTTCCGACATCATGTCAGCAGCGTTCGGTTTGGAAATGATCCTGATGTCGGCGGGCTTGTCACAACGCATCCATGAGATTCGTCAGAGGCAGTATCTTTGGGAGTCTCAGCAGGAGGCGATCATCTATCAGTCGAAGATGAAAGCCCTGAGCGAAATGGCCTCGGGGATGGCTCATGAGATCAATAATCCACTTATGATCATTAGCGGATACGCGGACGTGATCGACCGCCTCCTGAAGCGCCATCCGCTCGATATCCAGCACATCAGGAATCTCACGGGAAAAATCACAGCGACGGTAGAGCGCATCGCCTACATCGTGCAGTCGCTGCGTTCCTTTGCGCGGATGGATGCGGATCTTGCTTTCGAGAAGGTCTCTCTTCAGGAGATCCTGCAGCAGGCGCTCGCCCTTTTCGAGTCGCGCATTCAGGATGCCGATATCAAGCTTACGATCGAGGTGCCTGAAGAGCCCTGCATGGTCTACGGCCTCAGCAGTCAGCTCATCCAGGTAGTCTCGACGCTCCTCGATAATGCGATCAGCGCGCTGCGTGGTGCTTCGCATAAGAGCCTGGACGTCCGTCTCGTTTTCAAAAAGGTTGACTCTCATCTTCGCGCGGTCCTGACCATCCAGGATAGCGGGCACGGCATTCCCCGGGATCTGCAGACTAAAATCTTCCAGCCCTTCTTCACGACCCGGCCCATGGGGGAAGGCGTTGGTCTGAGTTTAAGCCGGGCGCAAGGGATTGTGAAGTCGTTCAATGGTCAGCTTTACCTCGATTCGGAGGCCCCGGCTACGAGCTTTGTCATGGAATTGCCTTTGATTGATGTGGCGTGA
- a CDS encoding VCBS repeat-containing protein, with protein sequence MNADGKTDFVNYHDGDEVQLHVFFNKSSGKELRFEYMGEVKMANRIRATPSLITWADINADGLPDLLRFYSSDEGTEQLVVYLNNGRLGVEAPYLLSLNGYRGLAIPRFVDVNGDGLPDAVTGSESSLLSVYLNNGSAAWARYPGGIDASVMGLVIGFDIGDINGNGSADLLISTVGRKVFVYDPYFGQATKAPHLLERVSVDTGLEERFSYQSSAKGDQPRTDSMPVTMQVVRRYEVSAATFGIDGQYRVQLTKARDIEAKLPSYNFEDNEFSGFKPVTTIDYQDLPVPAVPRGQKIVSTYYTSEEGFT encoded by the coding sequence TTGAACGCGGATGGTAAAACGGATTTTGTTAACTATCACGATGGCGACGAAGTTCAGCTTCATGTGTTCTTCAATAAGAGTAGTGGCAAAGAGCTCCGATTCGAATACATGGGCGAGGTGAAGATGGCCAATAGGATTCGGGCGACGCCGAGTCTTATCACCTGGGCCGATATCAACGCTGATGGACTTCCCGATCTTCTGCGATTTTACAGCTCCGATGAGGGGACGGAGCAGCTAGTCGTCTATTTGAATAATGGACGCCTTGGTGTTGAGGCGCCTTACCTTCTGTCCTTGAATGGGTATAGGGGACTGGCGATTCCTCGATTTGTGGATGTTAATGGAGACGGGCTGCCGGATGCCGTTACGGGTTCGGAGAGCAGTCTCTTGAGCGTTTATCTCAACAATGGTTCGGCTGCCTGGGCGCGTTATCCTGGTGGGATTGATGCTTCAGTTATGGGGCTGGTGATCGGATTTGATATCGGGGATATCAATGGGAATGGGTCCGCTGACCTTTTGATCTCGACGGTCGGAAGGAAGGTTTTCGTTTATGACCCCTATTTTGGTCAGGCCACAAAGGCCCCCCATCTCTTGGAGCGGGTTTCTGTTGATACTGGTTTGGAAGAGCGTTTCAGCTACCAGTCGTCGGCAAAGGGTGATCAGCCAAGGACTGACAGTATGCCGGTAACCATGCAAGTGGTCAGGCGATATGAGGTCTCGGCCGCGACATTCGGTATTGATGGGCAATATAGGGTGCAACTCACCAAGGCGAGGGATATTGAGGCAAAGCTGCCGAGCTATAACTTCGAGGACAACGAGTTCTCAGGGTTCAAGCCGGTGACAACGATAGATTATCAGGACCTACCGGTGCCTGCGGTACCGCGGGGGCAGAAGATCGTCTCGACCTACTATACGTCCGAAGAGGGTTTTACCTGA
- a CDS encoding RNA-binding protein: MSNKLYVGGLAYSTTNETLEALFERAGEVLSAQVIMDRDTGRSKGFGFVEMNSSQDAIDATSKFNGTELDGRTITVNEARAREPRARTRW, from the coding sequence ATGTCTAACAAACTGTACGTCGGTGGTCTTGCGTATTCTACGACCAATGAAACCCTGGAAGCTCTCTTTGAGCGTGCTGGCGAAGTCCTCAGCGCACAGGTGATCATGGATCGTGATACCGGCCGCAGCAAAGGCTTTGGTTTCGTCGAGATGAATTCATCCCAGGACGCCATCGATGCAACCAGCAAGTTCAACGGAACGGAACTGGATGGTCGCACGATCACTGTGAACGAAGCCCGTGCCCGTGAGCCACGCGCGAGAACCCGCTGGTAA
- a CDS encoding ATP-binding protein, with translation MREKAPIILIVSIGIFLLSLFGLFRQREAASLKETIPHDLVAAEASLMDRFSATHRSLGWLFEQHATRQGGISSLPDALRNYLAQHTDLICLAVLDMKGEPQLVLPEHEKALVASILQQRDLKTWITEAESRGKEVFTPGLGLAGGRQSIAQALPILEGGRIAHLVLVVYDLDLLLQHNLPKWVQQKYEAALVNASHRPLAILNRQPSSELTTSLRSRHDLTGHQVYLRLSAFPQSLGWQPLTLLALGVAILISASIVLINLSRDLQKRRMQAEDFRQQNKIIEAANTAKDQFIASMSHEIRTPLSAIMGYTEIMASRQQTMIPEIQGIRRNSQHLSKLLGDLLDYSRLQADILVPQRETFAVESLLRELAAATVPQAQAKGLMIEVRGQGPIPDRMDSDPVRLRQILINLLGNAIKFTDQGTIRLEIAEIQKAEGPVLRLAVDDTGIGIPEDEKHLLFQSFTQLTSHQKRGVSGSGLGLAISRRLAELLEGRLYLESSTVGKGSCFVLELDRYEAPGMIRAPLNPLSLDGYLKQTGQTPELALIPRTILRGRVILVTDDDDDNRQILSHLLTMAGAEVYEARDGQEALTRIERTALSCILLDLSMPGMNGYETLAHIKELGLKIPIFALTASALSTERSKALAAGFQGFYTKPLSFQTFPEHLADQLLQLTGTPAPSADKTEPQPAPQSQEGFRELRARFCERLAARLERLNGAWTRQDSLELRRESHSLVGTADQYGFHELAAAARQLEGLCQDETLEPAAGEAYRRLEDHIAVILRNQG, from the coding sequence ATGAGAGAAAAGGCCCCGATCATCCTGATAGTATCCATTGGCATCTTTCTGCTTTCCCTCTTTGGCCTCTTCCGACAACGAGAGGCGGCGTCTCTGAAAGAAACCATACCGCACGATCTCGTGGCCGCCGAGGCCAGCCTGATGGATCGGTTCTCGGCCACCCACCGTTCATTGGGCTGGCTCTTTGAGCAGCATGCCACCCGGCAGGGCGGGATCAGCTCTTTGCCCGATGCCTTAAGGAATTATCTGGCCCAGCATACCGACCTCATCTGCCTCGCCGTCCTGGATATGAAGGGTGAACCGCAGCTGGTCCTGCCGGAACATGAAAAGGCCCTGGTGGCCAGCATCCTGCAGCAAAGGGATCTCAAAACCTGGATCACCGAGGCTGAATCCCGCGGCAAGGAGGTTTTCACGCCCGGCCTTGGCCTTGCGGGTGGACGGCAAAGCATCGCGCAGGCCCTGCCGATTTTGGAGGGAGGGCGCATAGCCCACCTCGTCCTTGTTGTGTATGACCTGGATCTTTTACTGCAGCATAATCTTCCCAAATGGGTGCAGCAAAAATACGAAGCGGCCCTGGTCAACGCCAGTCACCGGCCCCTCGCGATTCTCAATCGGCAGCCTAGCTCAGAACTCACGACCTCGCTGCGCAGCCGTCATGATCTGACCGGCCATCAGGTTTATCTGCGTCTCAGCGCCTTTCCCCAAAGCCTGGGCTGGCAGCCCCTGACCCTTCTTGCACTGGGAGTTGCCATTTTAATCAGCGCCAGCATCGTCCTCATCAACCTGTCGCGCGATCTTCAGAAACGCCGCATGCAGGCCGAGGATTTCCGTCAGCAGAATAAAATTATCGAAGCGGCCAACACCGCCAAGGATCAGTTCATTGCCAGCATGAGCCATGAAATCCGCACGCCGCTTTCCGCCATCATGGGCTATACCGAAATCATGGCCTCGCGCCAGCAGACGATGATCCCGGAAATTCAAGGCATCCGGCGCAACAGCCAGCATCTTTCCAAACTGCTCGGCGACCTGCTCGATTATTCCCGACTGCAGGCCGATATCCTGGTGCCGCAGCGTGAAACATTCGCGGTGGAATCCTTGCTGCGGGAACTGGCTGCAGCCACAGTTCCCCAGGCGCAGGCGAAAGGTCTGATGATCGAGGTCCGCGGCCAGGGCCCGATTCCTGATCGCATGGATTCCGATCCCGTGCGTCTGCGGCAGATCCTGATCAATCTTCTGGGCAATGCCATTAAATTTACCGACCAGGGCACGATTCGTTTGGAGATCGCCGAAATTCAGAAAGCGGAAGGCCCTGTTCTGCGTCTCGCCGTTGATGATACGGGGATCGGTATTCCCGAGGATGAAAAGCATCTCCTTTTCCAGAGCTTCACGCAGCTCACCTCCCATCAAAAGCGCGGTGTAAGCGGCAGCGGCCTGGGTCTCGCCATTTCGCGGCGTCTGGCCGAACTTTTGGAGGGACGGCTTTATCTGGAATCGAGCACGGTCGGCAAGGGCAGCTGCTTTGTTTTGGAATTGGATCGCTATGAAGCGCCGGGCATGATACGTGCGCCCCTCAATCCGCTTTCCCTGGATGGGTATTTGAAGCAAACCGGCCAAACCCCGGAGCTGGCATTGATCCCGCGAACGATCCTGCGGGGGCGTGTGATCCTCGTCACTGATGATGATGATGACAACCGTCAGATCCTTTCCCATCTTTTAACGATGGCCGGTGCTGAAGTCTATGAAGCACGCGATGGCCAGGAAGCCTTGACGCGCATTGAACGCACTGCGCTGTCCTGCATACTGCTCGATCTTTCCATGCCTGGTATGAATGGTTATGAAACTCTTGCTCATATCAAGGAACTCGGTCTTAAAATTCCGATCTTTGCCTTGACGGCCAGCGCCCTGTCCACCGAACGCTCCAAAGCTTTGGCGGCGGGATTTCAGGGCTTTTATACCAAACCCCTCTCCTTTCAAACCTTTCCCGAGCATCTGGCCGATCAGCTTCTGCAGCTGACCGGCACCCCGGCTCCGTCCGCGGATAAAACCGAGCCGCAGCCCGCGCCGCAGTCTCAGGAAGGTTTTCGTGAGCTGCGGGCTCGATTCTGCGAGCGACTGGCGGCGCGCCTGGAGCGTTTGAATGGGGCCTGGACACGACAGGATAGTTTGGAATTAAGGCGGGAATCCCATAGCCTTGTGGGCACAGCGGATCAGTATGGATTTCATGAACTGGCAGCGGCCGCGCGTCAGCTGGAAGGCTTATGTCAGGACGAAACGTTGGAACCTGCGGCAGGCGAAGCTTACCGCAGGCTTGAGGATCACATCGCCGTCATTCTCCGGAATCAGGGATGA
- a CDS encoding type B 50S ribosomal protein L31, translating into MKKNVHPAYNWVVIEDASSDFRFLTRSTRKSDQKTTWTDGKEYPLITVEVSSASHPFYTGKQKIMDTGGRIDRFNKKYGKAKPSA; encoded by the coding sequence ATGAAAAAGAATGTTCATCCCGCCTATAACTGGGTCGTTATTGAAGATGCCTCCAGCGATTTCCGATTTTTGACTCGTTCGACGCGGAAATCCGATCAGAAGACTACCTGGACCGATGGCAAGGAATACCCTTTGATTACGGTCGAGGTTTCGAGTGCTTCGCATCCGTTTTACACGGGCAAGCAGAAGATCATGGATACGGGCGGGCGTATTGATCGCTTCAATAAGAAATATGGGAAGGCGAAACCGTCAGCCTGA
- a CDS encoding twin-arginine translocase TatA/TatE family subunit yields the protein MNLGMPELLIIGFVVVLLFGTSKLPKLGSSLGEAIRNFKDSVSVAEREEREIQRPQDKDHP from the coding sequence ATGAATCTCGGCATGCCGGAACTTTTGATCATTGGGTTTGTTGTGGTCCTGCTCTTCGGAACTTCAAAATTGCCGAAGCTGGGTTCGTCATTGGGCGAAGCCATTCGCAATTTCAAAGATTCCGTATCGGTGGCCGAACGTGAGGAGAGGGAGATCCAGCGTCCCCAGGACAAGGATCATCCCTGA
- a CDS encoding sigma-54 dependent transcriptional regulator yields MKMAAGKIQGRVLVVDDDADMLDLLTAELESRSYLVDKTNSLTTMKTLVRQHSYDAILLDLVIGPDNALEVLPYLAREAAFTKVVIMTAYGSVPLAVEATHKGASDFILKGDSVTSLVDRFLLHIPDESATQDSSMEELYQDIGLVGRSEAFREVLDMIARIRNTDANVLILGESGTGKELVARAIHRSSARGKERFVALNCAAIPETLLESELFGYTKGAFTDARSNRKGIFESCSDGTLLLDEIGELPLNLQAKILRVLQEHEVTPLGSTQSVKVNTRIIAATHRDLEEETLLGRFREDLYFRLNIIPIYLPSLRERKDDIEALTRSFIERFNKRYDKAIRFPSRDILARLEAYDWRGNIRELQNAIERAVVLSQDNVLHIEDILARKNRQRDNAGAGSPHESGEFETNYAAAKEAFERAFLLRLMGLARGSISEAARLSGRYRSDIYRLLAKYGIDAQQYKQEP; encoded by the coding sequence ATGAAAATGGCTGCAGGAAAGATTCAGGGACGCGTCCTGGTCGTGGATGATGACGCCGATATGCTTGATCTTTTAACGGCAGAACTGGAAAGCCGCTCCTATCTCGTCGATAAAACCAACAGTCTCACCACCATGAAAACTCTGGTAAGGCAGCATAGCTACGACGCCATACTGCTTGATCTGGTCATCGGCCCGGACAATGCCCTGGAAGTGCTTCCCTATCTTGCCCGTGAAGCCGCCTTCACCAAGGTCGTAATCATGACAGCCTATGGCAGTGTGCCTCTGGCTGTGGAGGCCACGCATAAGGGAGCCTCCGATTTTATTCTGAAGGGTGATTCGGTCACGAGCCTCGTGGATCGTTTCCTTTTGCACATCCCGGATGAAAGCGCGACGCAGGACAGCAGCATGGAAGAGCTGTATCAGGACATCGGGCTCGTTGGCCGCAGCGAAGCCTTCCGCGAGGTCCTGGATATGATCGCTCGCATTCGGAATACGGACGCCAATGTCTTGATCCTCGGCGAGTCAGGAACCGGCAAGGAGCTCGTGGCCCGTGCTATCCACAGGTCCTCCGCGCGTGGCAAGGAACGCTTCGTGGCCCTGAACTGCGCCGCGATTCCTGAGACGCTATTGGAGTCGGAACTCTTCGGTTACACCAAAGGCGCCTTCACCGATGCCCGCAGCAATCGAAAGGGTATCTTTGAATCCTGCAGCGATGGGACTCTTCTTTTGGATGAAATCGGCGAGCTGCCCCTGAATCTTCAGGCCAAGATCCTGCGCGTTCTGCAGGAGCATGAAGTCACGCCGCTCGGTTCCACCCAATCGGTCAAGGTCAATACCCGCATCATCGCGGCCACGCATCGCGATCTGGAAGAGGAGACGCTTCTGGGTCGATTCCGCGAGGATCTTTATTTCCGTCTGAACATCATCCCGATCTATCTGCCTTCCCTGCGCGAACGCAAGGACGATATCGAAGCCCTGACGCGCAGTTTCATCGAACGCTTCAATAAGCGCTATGACAAGGCCATCCGCTTTCCTTCGCGCGATATCCTCGCAAGGCTGGAAGCCTATGACTGGAGGGGCAATATTCGGGAACTGCAGAATGCCATCGAACGCGCGGTGGTGCTGTCGCAGGATAACGTCCTGCATATCGAAGATATCCTGGCTCGTAAAAATCGGCAGCGGGATAATGCAGGGGCCGGCAGTCCTCACGAGAGCGGCGAATTCGAAACGAACTACGCCGCAGCCAAGGAAGCCTTTGAGAGGGCCTTCCTTCTGCGGCTCATGGGTTTGGCCCGTGGATCCATATCGGAGGCTGCGCGCCTCTCCGGACGCTATCGTTCCGATATCTATCGCCTGCTGGCGAAATACGGAATCGACGCGCAGCAATATAAACAGGAGCCCTGA